The Flexivirga oryzae genome has a segment encoding these proteins:
- the rph gene encoding ribonuclease PH, producing the protein MTDDVTRHDGRAPDQLREVRITRNWLDHAEGSVLVEFGKTRVLVAASFTAGVPRWLSGQGTGWVTAEYEMLPRATNTRSARESRKGKVGGRTHEISRLIGRSLRAIIDTKALGENTIVLDCDVLQADGGTRTASITGAYVALADAVADARERGLIAAKAQPLTGSIAAVSVGIVKGTPVLDLDYPEDSTAETDMNVVMTGAGGFVEVQGTAEGAPFDRAELDRLLALAEKGIGDLTALQQAALDAPARERSR; encoded by the coding sequence ATGACTGACGACGTGACCCGACATGACGGCCGTGCCCCCGACCAGCTGCGCGAGGTGCGCATCACCCGCAACTGGCTGGATCACGCCGAGGGCAGCGTGCTGGTTGAGTTCGGCAAGACCCGCGTGCTCGTGGCGGCGTCGTTCACCGCGGGCGTGCCGCGGTGGCTGTCCGGTCAGGGCACCGGCTGGGTGACCGCGGAGTACGAGATGCTGCCGCGTGCCACCAACACCCGCTCGGCCCGCGAGTCCCGCAAGGGCAAGGTCGGCGGCCGCACGCACGAGATCTCCCGGCTGATCGGACGCTCGCTGCGCGCGATCATCGACACCAAGGCGCTCGGCGAGAACACCATCGTCCTCGACTGTGACGTGCTGCAGGCCGACGGCGGGACCCGCACGGCCTCGATCACCGGCGCGTATGTCGCCCTGGCCGACGCGGTTGCCGACGCCCGGGAGCGTGGCCTGATCGCGGCGAAGGCGCAGCCGCTCACCGGCTCGATCGCCGCGGTGAGCGTCGGCATCGTCAAGGGCACGCCGGTGCTCGATCTGGACTACCCCGAGGACTCCACCGCCGAGACCGACATGAACGTCGTGATGACCGGTGCCGGTGGTTTCGTCGAGGTGCAGGGGACCGCCGAGGGGGCTCCGTTCGATCGGGCCGAGCTCGACCGGTTGCTTGCGTTGGCGGAGAAGGGGATCGGCGATCTCACCGCACTGCAGCAGGCCGCACTGGACGCTCCGGCTCGGGAGCGCTCACGGTGA
- a CDS encoding alpha/beta fold hydrolase gives MTSISLPDGRALDIRISGAEDGPVLVFHHGTPGSLLPRRVMVEQAAQRGIRLVTYSRAGYGDSTRRAGRTVADIAADVTAILDHLGAERAMTAGWSGGGPHALATGALLPDRITGVLSIAGVAPYDAKDLDFLGGMGEGNIEEFGAALKGEAELRPLLDGMRAELKNATPEAIISELSSLLPDVDRKQVTDESGEEMAANFREALKNGVDGWNDDDLAFTVPWGFDLSAITVPTFVWQGSADLMVPFAHGQWLAANVPGATAHLLEGEGHLSVGVGAMPQMLDELRATY, from the coding sequence ATGACCTCGATCTCCCTGCCCGACGGGCGCGCTCTCGACATTCGGATCTCCGGCGCCGAGGACGGCCCCGTGCTCGTCTTCCACCACGGCACCCCCGGTTCGCTGCTCCCGCGCCGGGTGATGGTCGAACAGGCGGCCCAGCGCGGGATCCGGCTGGTCACCTACTCGCGTGCGGGGTATGGCGATTCGACGCGTCGCGCCGGCCGTACGGTCGCGGACATCGCCGCAGATGTCACCGCGATCCTGGACCACCTGGGCGCCGAAAGAGCAATGACCGCAGGCTGGTCCGGCGGTGGCCCGCACGCGCTCGCGACCGGTGCCCTGCTGCCCGACCGCATCACCGGGGTGCTGAGCATCGCGGGCGTCGCGCCGTACGACGCCAAGGACCTGGACTTCCTCGGCGGTATGGGCGAGGGCAACATCGAGGAGTTCGGCGCCGCACTGAAGGGTGAGGCCGAGCTGCGGCCACTGCTGGACGGAATGCGCGCCGAGCTCAAGAACGCGACACCGGAGGCGATCATCTCCGAGCTCAGCTCCCTGCTCCCGGACGTGGACCGCAAGCAGGTCACCGACGAGTCCGGTGAGGAGATGGCGGCCAACTTCCGCGAGGCGCTGAAGAACGGCGTCGACGGGTGGAACGACGACGACCTCGCGTTCACCGTGCCGTGGGGTTTCGACCTGTCCGCGATCACGGTGCCGACGTTCGTCTGGCAGGGCAGCGCAGACCTGATGGTGCCGTTCGCGCACGGGCAGTGGCTGGCGGCGAACGTCCCCGGCGCGACCGCCCACCTGCTCGAGGGCGAGGGTCACCTGTCGGTCGGTGTCGGCGCCATGCCGCAGATGCTCGACGAGTTGCGTGCGACCTACTGA
- the murI gene encoding glutamate racemase: MADDAPIGIFDSGYGGLTVARAVLDQLPHESIAYLGDTARAPYGPRPIGEVRALALECLDRLVDHGVKALVIACNTASAAVLHDARERYDVPLVEVIRPAVRRAVRATSNGRIGVISTRGTHQSRAYPDAFAAAPDMHIESIPCPRFVEFVEAGVTGGPELLECARAYLEPLRQDEIDTLVLGCTHYPLLTGVISYVMGDGVTLVSSAEETAKDLYRVLADADLLRAETSDPGHSFTTTGDPDEFRRLARRFLGLGPEFDHVFPGNIRRGEKEIGVS; this comes from the coding sequence GTGGCTGATGACGCGCCGATCGGGATCTTCGACAGTGGGTATGGCGGACTGACCGTCGCCCGCGCCGTGCTCGACCAGCTGCCCCACGAGTCGATCGCCTACCTCGGCGACACCGCGCGTGCGCCGTACGGCCCGCGCCCGATCGGTGAGGTCCGCGCACTGGCGCTCGAATGCCTCGACCGCCTCGTCGACCACGGCGTCAAGGCGCTGGTGATCGCCTGCAACACCGCCTCCGCGGCCGTGCTGCACGACGCTCGGGAGCGGTATGACGTGCCGCTCGTCGAGGTGATCCGGCCGGCCGTCCGCCGGGCGGTGCGGGCCACCTCCAACGGGCGGATCGGCGTGATCTCCACGCGCGGCACCCACCAGTCCCGGGCCTACCCGGACGCGTTCGCGGCCGCACCGGACATGCACATCGAGAGCATTCCGTGCCCGCGCTTCGTGGAGTTCGTCGAGGCCGGCGTGACCGGTGGGCCGGAGCTGCTGGAGTGCGCGCGGGCCTACCTGGAGCCGCTGCGGCAGGACGAGATCGACACCCTGGTGCTCGGCTGCACCCACTACCCGCTGCTCACCGGAGTGATCTCCTACGTCATGGGCGACGGCGTGACATTGGTCTCATCGGCTGAAGAAACCGCCAAGGACCTGTACCGTGTCCTCGCCGACGCAGACCTGTTGCGGGCGGAGACATCGGACCCGGGGCACTCGTTCACCACGACGGGAGACCCGGACGAATTCCGAAGGCTGGCAAGGAGATTCCTCGGCCTGGGGCCGGAGTTCGACCACGTTTTCCCCGGCAACATCCGGCGCGGCGAGAAGGAGATTGGAGTCTCGTGA
- a CDS encoding MBL fold metallo-hydrolase: MKLTVVGCAGSYAGPDSPASCYLLQAEHDGRTWNLLLDLGNGALGSLQRFIDPLTIDGIVLSHLHPDHCADLSGLHVVLRYHPGFPDPVTVPVWGPTGTALRASRAAGVTDEEATDPALLEPEYDFRQLSDAGSFTVGPFTVTAYRVNHPVEAYGVRVAADGKVLAYTGDTDTTPALSPLLTGADLALTDSAFSDGRDDDVTGIHLSGSRAAKAAVDAGGVRRLMLTHIPAWNDREDCRAQAAAIWPGDVELAEPFASYDI; encoded by the coding sequence GTGAAGCTGACTGTCGTGGGGTGTGCCGGCTCGTATGCCGGACCCGACTCGCCCGCCTCGTGCTACCTCCTCCAGGCCGAGCACGACGGACGCACCTGGAACCTGTTGCTCGATCTGGGCAACGGTGCCCTCGGCAGCCTGCAGCGCTTCATCGACCCGCTCACGATCGACGGCATCGTGCTGTCCCACCTGCACCCCGATCACTGCGCGGACCTGTCCGGCCTGCACGTCGTGCTGCGCTACCACCCCGGTTTCCCGGACCCGGTCACCGTGCCCGTGTGGGGCCCCACCGGTACCGCGCTGCGCGCCTCCCGGGCGGCCGGTGTCACCGACGAGGAAGCGACCGACCCGGCGTTGCTGGAGCCCGAGTACGACTTCCGCCAACTGTCGGACGCCGGCTCGTTCACCGTCGGCCCGTTCACGGTGACGGCGTACCGGGTCAACCACCCGGTCGAGGCCTACGGCGTGCGGGTCGCGGCCGACGGGAAGGTGCTGGCCTACACCGGCGACACCGACACCACGCCGGCGCTGAGCCCGCTGCTGACCGGCGCGGACCTGGCGCTGACCGACTCCGCCTTCTCCGACGGCCGCGACGACGACGTCACCGGCATCCACCTGTCCGGCTCGCGCGCCGCGAAGGCCGCGGTCGACGCCGGCGGGGTGCGACGGCTGATGCTCACCCACATCCCCGCCTGGAACGACCGGGAGGACTGCCGCGCGCAGGCCGCCGCGATCTGGCCGGGCGACGTGGAGCTCGCGGAGCCGTTCGCGTCATACGACATCTGA
- a CDS encoding cupin domain-containing protein, protein MQIVRAAERRTSTTPNATMTTLASPTLGGAQSSLWLVEMPAGIRGPEHSFAGEIVWSLTAGSGIVRVGEVESPLEAGDTVVIPAGELRQFTAGSTGFSGVVTVREGEAFLGDGSSAGVPPWVA, encoded by the coding sequence ATGCAGATCGTCCGCGCAGCAGAACGCCGAACGTCCACCACCCCCAACGCCACGATGACCACCCTGGCCTCGCCCACGCTCGGCGGCGCGCAGTCCAGCCTCTGGTTGGTCGAGATGCCTGCCGGCATACGCGGCCCGGAACACTCGTTCGCGGGGGAGATCGTGTGGTCGCTCACCGCCGGCTCCGGCATCGTCCGGGTCGGTGAGGTCGAATCGCCGCTCGAAGCCGGTGACACGGTCGTGATCCCCGCCGGCGAATTGCGTCAGTTCACCGCTGGGTCAACGGGATTCAGCGGAGTGGTCACGGTCCGCGAGGGTGAGGCGTTCCTCGGTGACGGCAGTTCGGCCGGTGTCCCGCCGTGGGTGGCGTGA
- a CDS encoding SPFH domain-containing protein has protein sequence MGLMDKLRGELVDIIEWIDDSHSALAWRFPRYNNEIKNGAKLIVREGQEAVFVHTGKLADRFGPGMYELTTENLPILATLQGWQHGFNSPFRSEVYFINTRPVTDFRWGTANPVTVRDPDFKMVQLRANGLCVVRVIDPAIFLREVIGTDSQVNIDEIGELLRRVITLAFSDLVMDTKLGVIDLQGKQVELSDKLRGFVAERVDDEYGLGIDSITMNISLPDEITNAMTRGVAKGVEAAGWTNNLGDMQRYQQAMAAEAMTTAAGNPGGGAMGQMMAAGMGAAMGAQMAGQAAGSLGGAPAGSPPPLPGGKTFYVAVGGQQQGPFTVDQLRASGQVTPDSLVWAAGMAAWAAASSVPELAGLFAPTPPPLPDAAAPAPPAPPATPPAAPAE, from the coding sequence ATGGGACTCATGGACAAGCTTCGCGGGGAACTCGTCGACATCATCGAGTGGATCGATGACTCACATTCGGCACTGGCCTGGCGCTTCCCGCGCTACAACAACGAGATCAAGAACGGCGCGAAGCTGATCGTCCGGGAGGGGCAGGAAGCGGTGTTCGTGCACACCGGCAAGCTGGCCGACCGGTTCGGCCCGGGCATGTACGAGCTGACCACCGAGAACCTCCCCATCCTGGCGACGCTGCAGGGCTGGCAGCACGGCTTCAACTCGCCCTTCCGCAGCGAGGTCTACTTCATCAACACCCGGCCGGTCACCGACTTCCGGTGGGGCACCGCAAACCCGGTGACCGTCCGCGACCCCGACTTCAAGATGGTGCAGCTGCGCGCCAACGGGCTGTGCGTGGTGCGCGTCATCGACCCGGCGATCTTCCTGCGCGAGGTCATCGGCACCGACTCCCAGGTGAACATCGACGAGATCGGTGAACTGCTGCGGCGGGTGATCACGCTGGCGTTCTCCGACCTGGTGATGGACACCAAGCTCGGCGTGATCGACCTGCAGGGCAAGCAGGTCGAACTGTCGGACAAGCTGCGCGGCTTCGTCGCCGAGCGGGTCGACGACGAATACGGCCTGGGCATCGACTCGATCACCATGAACATCTCGCTGCCGGACGAGATCACCAACGCCATGACCCGCGGTGTGGCCAAGGGCGTGGAGGCGGCCGGGTGGACGAACAACCTCGGCGACATGCAGCGCTACCAGCAGGCGATGGCCGCCGAGGCGATGACCACGGCCGCCGGCAACCCCGGTGGTGGTGCGATGGGTCAGATGATGGCCGCCGGGATGGGCGCGGCGATGGGCGCCCAGATGGCCGGCCAGGCCGCCGGTTCGCTGGGTGGTGCGCCGGCCGGCAGCCCGCCGCCGCTGCCCGGCGGCAAGACGTTCTACGTCGCGGTGGGCGGTCAGCAGCAGGGCCCGTTCACCGTCGACCAGCTGCGCGCCTCCGGCCAGGTGACGCCGGACTCGCTGGTGTGGGCGGCCGGTATGGCGGCCTGGGCCGCCGCGTCCTCGGTGCCCGAGCTGGCCGGACTGTTCGCACCGACTCCACCGCCGCTGCCGGACGCCGCCGCCCCGGCTCCCCCGGCGCCGCCGGCCACCCCGCCTGCTGCGCCCGCGGAGTGA
- a CDS encoding class I SAM-dependent methyltransferase yields MSRLSRWEQGHRGYSARFAQLLRDGVDITGEARLANALLPRGSRVLDAGCGMGRIAAALEAMGHDAYGVDLDAELLEMAGRTYPALPVAQIRLEDVSPETLAAQEFPTSYDLIVCVGDVMVFLAEDSERDVLAAMRRVVTDDGRLLVGFHQDDSTKGKRAYPADEFIADAEASGWQLESRFATYDLRPEPGADGFFVGVLRAV; encoded by the coding sequence ATGAGCCGACTTTCTCGCTGGGAGCAGGGCCACCGCGGCTACAGCGCACGCTTCGCGCAGCTGCTGCGGGACGGCGTCGACATCACCGGGGAGGCCCGCCTCGCGAACGCGTTGCTGCCGCGGGGCAGCCGGGTGCTCGACGCCGGCTGCGGCATGGGACGCATCGCGGCCGCACTGGAGGCGATGGGCCACGACGCGTATGGCGTCGACCTGGATGCGGAGCTGCTGGAGATGGCCGGCCGCACCTATCCCGCACTGCCGGTCGCGCAGATCCGGTTGGAGGACGTGAGCCCGGAAACCCTCGCGGCGCAGGAGTTCCCGACGTCCTACGACCTGATCGTGTGTGTCGGCGACGTGATGGTGTTCCTCGCCGAGGACTCCGAGCGTGACGTGCTCGCGGCCATGCGCCGGGTCGTCACCGACGACGGCCGGCTGCTGGTCGGCTTCCACCAGGACGACTCCACCAAGGGCAAACGCGCCTACCCCGCGGACGAGTTCATCGCGGACGCCGAAGCGAGCGGCTGGCAACTCGAGTCGCGGTTCGCGACCTACGACCTGCGGCCCGAGCCCGGCGCGGACGGCTTCTTCGTGGGGGTCCTCCGCGCGGTCTGA
- a CDS encoding MarR family winged helix-turn-helix transcriptional regulator, with translation MVDNIDNPVDDQVPGWHLALLLLAGFRDLVDETHRDLAQRGHAGSRPAHGFALQAIGSGSTNAELAAALGVSKQAAAKTIASLEREGYVERTADSGDARRVLVQPTARGAEFLRLSAAAFEQATARWRARIGDDGVHNLGIALRELDLPTTRFDLAAWSG, from the coding sequence ATGGTTGACAATATAGACAACCCGGTTGACGATCAAGTGCCCGGCTGGCATCTCGCGCTGCTACTGCTGGCCGGCTTCCGCGACCTGGTCGACGAAACGCACCGCGATCTCGCGCAGCGGGGACATGCCGGTTCTCGCCCGGCGCACGGCTTCGCGCTCCAGGCGATCGGATCGGGTAGCACCAACGCTGAGCTCGCGGCAGCGCTCGGAGTCAGCAAACAGGCCGCTGCGAAGACGATCGCATCCCTGGAGCGGGAGGGCTACGTCGAGCGCACGGCGGACTCCGGCGACGCACGCCGTGTCCTCGTGCAGCCGACGGCACGGGGAGCCGAATTCCTGCGCCTGTCGGCGGCTGCCTTCGAGCAGGCCACGGCCCGGTGGCGAGCGCGCATCGGTGACGACGGCGTGCACAACCTGGGGATCGCGTTGCGCGAACTCGACCTGCCCACAACCCGTTTCGACCTCGCAGCCTGGTCCGGCTGA
- a CDS encoding fumarylacetoacetate hydrolase family protein: MRIARYTTGEDPTFGLVDGAGEKIAEISGDPLYTKIELTGVTTTVDEVRLLAPVIPRSKIIGIGRNYAEHAAELGNDLPTQPLMFLIPNTAVVGPGDPVVMPPQSQRVDYEGELAVVIGRMCKDVEPEDVRSVIFGYTCANDVTARDLQEPDRQWARAKGFDTFCPLGPWIETDLDPTRQRVITRLDGEAVQDGTTQDMIFDVATLVSYVSQAFTLLPGDVILTGTPEGVGPVQAGQRVSVEVSDIGVLDNPFVRHDAD; encoded by the coding sequence GTGCGCATTGCGAGATACACCACCGGTGAGGACCCGACGTTCGGACTGGTCGACGGAGCCGGCGAGAAGATCGCCGAGATCTCCGGTGACCCGCTCTACACCAAGATCGAGCTGACCGGTGTCACCACCACGGTCGACGAGGTCCGCCTGCTCGCGCCGGTGATCCCGCGCTCGAAAATCATTGGTATCGGGCGAAATTACGCCGAACACGCGGCCGAGTTGGGCAACGACCTGCCCACCCAGCCGCTGATGTTCCTGATCCCCAACACCGCCGTCGTCGGCCCCGGGGACCCGGTCGTCATGCCGCCGCAGTCGCAGCGGGTCGACTACGAGGGCGAACTCGCGGTGGTCATCGGCCGCATGTGCAAGGACGTCGAGCCGGAGGACGTCCGCTCGGTGATCTTCGGCTACACCTGCGCCAACGACGTCACCGCGCGCGACCTGCAGGAGCCGGACCGACAGTGGGCGCGGGCCAAGGGCTTCGACACCTTCTGCCCGCTCGGACCGTGGATCGAGACCGACCTGGACCCGACCCGGCAACGGGTGATCACCCGGCTGGACGGCGAGGCCGTGCAGGACGGCACCACCCAGGACATGATCTTCGATGTGGCGACGCTGGTGTCGTACGTCTCGCAGGCGTTCACCCTGCTGCCCGGTGACGTGATCCTCACCGGCACACCCGAGGGCGTCGGCCCGGTGCAGGCCGGCCAGCGCGTCTCGGTCGAGGTCAGCGACATCGGCGTGCTCGACAACCCGTTCGTGCGGCACGACGCCGACTGA
- a CDS encoding molybdopterin-dependent oxidoreductase: MEHVVTQHADPATQHEPVTPPSRGLLAAVGGLVGGVVTVGVAEFLAGVFLRLGWSDGTPSPVLAVGGAFIDRTPPWLKTFAVDNFGTHDKQVLLAGMAVVLTVLSLLIGRLCRRHFTEALVGFVVLIAIAAAAVTSRPHAAAVDLGPLLIGAVLGLLTLFWWRDRILLAAGPADPSATTRRAALAGVGAIVGAAVLGFAGRAWGNGARAVQSARAAFVLPHVAHPVTVPRGASVGVAGVTPYIVPSGDFYRIDTAIVVPQVDPASWKLRVTGMVDHEVEIDWETLRSRSTQQAMITLMCVSNEVGGNLIGNTIWTGWPVRELLAQAGVQAGADMVLSRSVDGFTAGTPLPALTDGRNALIAIAMDGEALPAEHGFPARLVVPGLYGYVSATKWVTELKVTTFARDAGYWTPRGWSARGPVKTSSRIDVPRSGAKVAAGTVAVAGVAWHQHVGIAKVQVRVDDGPWRDARLGAAANIDVWRQWVYEWQATPGHHTLTVRAVDDSGAVQIAAQAPPAPNGSTGYHSVSVTVH, translated from the coding sequence ATGGAGCACGTGGTCACGCAACACGCCGACCCGGCGACGCAACACGAACCGGTGACTCCTCCCAGTCGTGGATTACTTGCGGCGGTCGGTGGATTGGTCGGCGGCGTCGTCACGGTCGGCGTCGCCGAGTTCCTCGCCGGGGTCTTCCTCCGGCTGGGCTGGAGCGACGGGACGCCCTCACCGGTGCTGGCGGTGGGCGGGGCCTTCATCGACCGCACACCGCCGTGGCTGAAGACGTTCGCGGTCGACAACTTCGGCACCCACGACAAGCAGGTCCTGCTGGCCGGTATGGCGGTCGTGCTCACCGTGCTCAGTCTGCTGATCGGGCGCTTGTGCCGGCGTCATTTCACCGAGGCGCTCGTCGGGTTCGTCGTGCTGATCGCGATCGCCGCAGCCGCGGTGACCTCGCGCCCGCACGCCGCCGCCGTCGACCTCGGGCCGCTGCTGATCGGTGCCGTCCTCGGGTTGCTGACCCTGTTCTGGTGGCGCGACCGCATCCTGCTGGCGGCCGGCCCCGCCGATCCGTCCGCGACCACCCGGCGGGCCGCGCTCGCGGGGGTGGGCGCGATCGTCGGTGCCGCCGTGCTCGGCTTCGCCGGGCGGGCCTGGGGCAACGGCGCCCGGGCGGTGCAGTCCGCACGCGCCGCGTTCGTGCTGCCGCATGTCGCGCACCCGGTGACGGTGCCACGTGGCGCCTCCGTCGGAGTGGCGGGGGTGACGCCATACATCGTGCCGAGCGGCGACTTCTACCGCATCGACACCGCCATCGTCGTGCCCCAGGTGGATCCGGCGTCCTGGAAGCTGCGGGTGACCGGGATGGTGGACCACGAGGTCGAGATCGACTGGGAAACCTTGCGTTCCAGATCCACGCAGCAGGCGATGATCACGCTGATGTGTGTCTCCAACGAGGTCGGCGGCAACCTCATCGGCAACACCATCTGGACCGGCTGGCCGGTGCGTGAGCTGCTGGCGCAGGCGGGCGTGCAAGCCGGGGCGGACATGGTGCTGTCGCGCAGCGTGGACGGCTTCACCGCGGGCACACCGCTGCCCGCGCTGACCGACGGCCGCAACGCCCTCATCGCGATCGCGATGGACGGTGAGGCGCTGCCGGCCGAGCACGGTTTCCCGGCCCGGCTGGTGGTGCCCGGGCTCTACGGCTACGTGTCCGCGACCAAGTGGGTGACCGAGCTGAAGGTCACGACGTTCGCCCGGGACGCCGGCTACTGGACGCCGCGCGGCTGGTCGGCCCGCGGACCGGTGAAGACCTCCTCGCGCATCGACGTGCCGCGCAGCGGCGCGAAGGTGGCCGCGGGAACCGTGGCGGTCGCCGGGGTCGCGTGGCACCAGCACGTCGGGATCGCGAAGGTGCAGGTGCGTGTCGACGACGGGCCGTGGCGGGACGCTCGCCTGGGCGCCGCCGCGAACATCGATGTATGGCGCCAATGGGTCTACGAATGGCAGGCGACCCCGGGGCACCACACGCTGACCGTACGTGCGGTCGACGATTCGGGCGCGGTCCAGATCGCCGCGCAGGCGCCGCCCGCTCCGAACGGATCGACGGGGTACCACTCGGTCTCGGTGACGGTCCACTGA
- the rdgB gene encoding RdgB/HAM1 family non-canonical purine NTP pyrophosphatase, producing MSAYRELVLATRNEGKLREMQQLVAEEPALADVTVVSVASFPDVEDVVETGVTFLENSALKAHAVAQATGLPAIADDSGLSVEVLGGCPGVFSARWSGTHGADQANIDLLLAQTADVSAERLAAKFVCCVVLALPDGTERSRIGEVHGRISRNQRGDNGFGYDPIFELPDGRSMAELGAEEKNAISHRGTALRALRPDITELLGN from the coding sequence GTGAGTGCCTATCGCGAACTCGTCCTGGCCACCCGCAACGAGGGCAAGCTGCGGGAGATGCAGCAGCTGGTCGCGGAGGAGCCGGCGCTCGCCGACGTCACGGTCGTGTCGGTCGCGTCCTTCCCGGACGTCGAGGACGTCGTCGAGACGGGCGTGACGTTCCTGGAGAACTCGGCACTGAAAGCGCACGCAGTCGCGCAGGCGACGGGATTGCCTGCGATTGCTGATGATTCGGGGTTGTCTGTGGAGGTGCTCGGCGGTTGCCCGGGTGTCTTCTCGGCGCGCTGGTCCGGCACACACGGCGCGGACCAGGCGAACATCGACCTCCTGCTCGCCCAGACCGCCGACGTCTCGGCGGAGCGGCTCGCAGCGAAGTTCGTCTGCTGCGTGGTGCTCGCCCTGCCGGACGGGACCGAGCGCTCGCGGATTGGCGAGGTGCACGGCCGGATCTCGCGCAATCAACGTGGTGACAACGGATTCGGCTACGACCCGATCTTCGAGCTGCCCGACGGCCGGTCGATGGCCGAGCTGGGTGCGGAGGAGAAGAACGCCATCTCGCACCGCGGCACGGCGCTGCGCGCACTGCGGCCGGATATTACGGAGTTGTTAGGAAACTAG
- a CDS encoding PQQ-binding-like beta-propeller repeat protein, translating into MTVAVAAWVLPADRAVDPRATTGLGWLAALVLFMAFVVGLYWWTRESGLARTAWVALAALSFVGVLVRCVFVLTAEHGDGLIGRQPLVALYGAAVGVVGAVLFVLLPDRAAGSARESLRRAVAATATALIVVGLGCAIPAPVAWGVVSHPSNVMRQQAIPASVSRVAWSAAVGDDVSDVVRVTGGVAVLTYTEVVGVDGRSGRRTWSFARPGADLVSIRSNGGSRVLVTWVGGSAAADRPYLTVLDGATGRTLFTRPWDVKASGEGAWDLVSGDTLVVHRAEDRRVEGFSLSTGDRSWTFDAAKGCTVTGEALRTTIGVVVEEQCGGRGQLISLNDDGEVRWRRRATMPARPHASPGPGLPLATNLDGSLVTVRWATEDVPSRYGVLDARTGRRVTGDRAYGQPLLGQVYALDESSDREHGLRNVRTGATVDAGFRNSTCRGVIGSIGIDLRGGIVCLSKSALSSLDGSGGAVVTMQRWGGASRDIPASLGAPVDVGDPGSLEDRTLRDMLAYYAGLGRVPLRVIDAQGAVVVWAPSSDGTKLIGLR; encoded by the coding sequence GTGACCGTCGCCGTCGCCGCGTGGGTGCTGCCCGCCGATCGGGCCGTCGACCCGCGCGCGACCACCGGGCTCGGCTGGCTCGCGGCCCTCGTGCTGTTCATGGCATTCGTCGTCGGGCTCTACTGGTGGACCAGGGAATCCGGCCTGGCCCGGACGGCCTGGGTGGCACTCGCCGCGCTCTCCTTCGTCGGTGTCCTGGTCCGCTGCGTGTTCGTGCTGACGGCGGAGCACGGTGACGGGTTGATCGGGCGACAGCCGCTCGTCGCGTTGTACGGCGCTGCGGTCGGAGTCGTCGGTGCCGTGCTGTTCGTGCTGCTGCCGGACCGGGCAGCCGGGTCGGCCCGCGAATCGCTGCGTCGCGCGGTGGCAGCGACCGCGACCGCCCTCATCGTGGTGGGACTCGGCTGCGCCATACCGGCTCCCGTGGCGTGGGGAGTGGTGAGCCACCCGTCGAACGTGATGCGCCAGCAGGCGATCCCGGCGTCGGTGTCCCGGGTGGCGTGGAGCGCCGCCGTCGGTGACGACGTCTCCGATGTCGTCCGGGTCACCGGGGGAGTCGCCGTGCTGACCTACACCGAGGTGGTGGGGGTCGACGGCCGGAGCGGCCGGCGGACATGGAGCTTCGCACGTCCTGGCGCAGATCTGGTGTCGATCCGATCCAACGGCGGGTCGCGAGTCCTGGTCACCTGGGTGGGTGGCTCCGCAGCCGCGGATCGGCCCTATCTGACCGTGCTGGACGGTGCGACGGGCCGGACCCTGTTCACCCGGCCATGGGATGTGAAGGCATCCGGGGAGGGCGCCTGGGATCTGGTCAGCGGCGACACGCTGGTGGTGCATCGGGCCGAAGACCGCAGGGTCGAAGGGTTTTCGCTGAGTACGGGCGATCGCAGCTGGACGTTCGATGCGGCGAAGGGCTGCACCGTCACCGGGGAAGCGCTGCGGACCACGATCGGCGTCGTCGTCGAAGAGCAGTGCGGTGGCCGTGGTCAGCTGATCTCACTGAACGACGACGGCGAGGTGCGCTGGCGGCGTCGGGCGACGATGCCCGCACGGCCTCACGCGTCGCCCGGACCCGGCCTTCCCCTCGCCACGAACCTGGACGGCAGCCTGGTGACCGTCAGGTGGGCGACGGAGGACGTCCCGTCCCGGTACGGCGTGCTCGACGCGCGCACCGGCCGGCGCGTGACCGGCGACCGGGCGTACGGTCAACCGCTGCTCGGGCAGGTCTACGCCCTGGACGAGTCGTCGGACCGGGAACACGGGTTGCGCAACGTGCGGACCGGCGCGACGGTGGACGCCGGTTTCCGGAACTCCACCTGTCGTGGCGTGATCGGGTCCATCGGCATCGACCTGCGCGGCGGGATCGTGTGTCTGTCCAAGTCCGCGCTGTCCTCGCTCGACGGATCCGGAGGTGCGGTCGTCACCATGCAGCGGTGGGGCGGCGCGAGCCGGGACATTCCGGCCTCGCTGGGGGCACCCGTCGACGTCGGTGATCCGGGGTCGCTCGAAGACCGCACGCTGCGGGACATGCTGGCCTACTACGCGGGGCTCGGGAGAGTGCCGCTGCGGGTGATCGACGCCCAGGGCGCGGTCGTCGTCTGGGCGCCGTCGAGCGACGGAACGAAGCTGATCGGCCTGCGCTGA